One window from the genome of Mumia sp. ZJ1417 encodes:
- a CDS encoding aromatic acid exporter family protein, with protein sequence MAREQGFLARIGDGGDVRSGARMPVALRARLQWVRTQLTAIVQVSVGAALAWVIAHDIIGHQQPFFAPVAAILVVYAGVGGRRQIMLELFVGVSVGVLVGETLITLIGRGWWQIGVIVALASVSATFLGLRGLARTQAATSASLLAAILPVTAGNPAVIRFIDAVVGGLVGLAMALLIPGNPARRANREMQAVLRTLDQALRGIELALRLEDAGPAWTALQQVRGLQPAIERLATTVSGADEIARYSPLRWRQRSHVERYVVAIRDVDNAVRDARVLARRVHTMLRKGERSFPGMPEAVSLLQEAVGIFADDIAAADAYDEARSKLVEAARMATVALPAAATINDAAVVAQVRALASDLLYATGMTQAQVDRALEVRES encoded by the coding sequence ATGGCGCGCGAGCAGGGTTTCCTCGCCCGCATCGGCGACGGCGGGGACGTCCGCAGCGGTGCACGGATGCCAGTGGCGCTGCGTGCACGTCTGCAATGGGTACGCACGCAGCTGACGGCGATCGTCCAGGTGTCGGTGGGTGCCGCGCTGGCGTGGGTGATCGCGCACGACATCATCGGCCACCAGCAACCGTTCTTCGCGCCGGTCGCGGCGATCCTCGTCGTCTATGCGGGGGTGGGTGGTCGTCGGCAGATCATGCTCGAGCTGTTCGTCGGCGTCTCGGTCGGCGTGCTCGTCGGCGAGACGCTGATCACGCTGATCGGCAGAGGCTGGTGGCAGATCGGCGTGATCGTCGCCCTCGCCTCGGTCTCGGCCACGTTCCTCGGGCTGCGCGGGTTGGCGCGCACCCAGGCGGCGACGTCGGCGAGCCTGCTGGCCGCGATCTTGCCGGTAACGGCGGGCAACCCGGCGGTCATCCGCTTCATCGACGCCGTGGTCGGCGGCCTCGTCGGACTCGCGATGGCGCTGCTCATCCCGGGCAACCCCGCGCGCCGCGCCAACCGCGAGATGCAGGCGGTGCTCCGTACGCTCGACCAGGCGCTGCGCGGCATCGAGCTTGCGCTACGCCTCGAGGACGCTGGGCCCGCGTGGACGGCGCTGCAGCAGGTCCGCGGGCTCCAGCCGGCGATCGAGCGCCTCGCGACGACGGTCTCCGGGGCGGACGAGATCGCCCGTTACTCACCGCTGCGCTGGCGCCAGCGCAGCCATGTCGAGCGCTACGTCGTCGCGATCCGTGACGTCGACAACGCGGTCCGCGATGCCCGTGTGCTCGCACGCCGCGTCCATACGATGCTGCGCAAGGGAGAGCGGTCGTTCCCCGGGATGCCGGAGGCGGTGAGTCTCCTCCAGGAAGCGGTCGGCATCTTCGCCGACGACATCGCGGCGGCCGACGCGTACGACGAGGCACGCAGCAAGCTCGTCGAGGCGGCGCGGATGGCCACGGTGGCGCTTCCGGCTGCCGCCACGATCAACGACGCCGCTGTGGTCGCTCAGGTGCGTGCGCTCGCGTCGGACCTGCTCTATGCCACGGGCATGACGCAGGCGCAGGTCGACCGGGCGCTCGAGGTGCGCGAGTCGTAG
- a CDS encoding co-chaperone GroES gives MADGLPIRMLHDRLLVSIDPESGDRRSSGGIVIPATAALGRRLAWARVEAVGSNVRTVQVGDSVLFDPDDRAEVEVRGKDFILLRERDLHAVAAKRIDDDQTGLYL, from the coding sequence ATGGCCGACGGGCTCCCCATCCGGATGCTCCACGACCGGCTCTTGGTGTCGATCGACCCCGAGTCCGGCGACCGGCGCTCGTCCGGCGGCATCGTCATCCCGGCGACTGCCGCGCTCGGCCGGCGTCTGGCGTGGGCGAGGGTCGAGGCGGTCGGCAGCAACGTCCGTACGGTCCAGGTCGGCGACAGCGTCCTGTTCGACCCGGACGACCGGGCCGAGGTCGAGGTGCGCGGCAAGGACTTCATCCTTCTCCGCGAGCGCGATCTGCACGCGGTGGCAGCAAAACGGATCGACGACGACCAGACCGGTCTCTACCTGTAG
- a CDS encoding DUF3618 domain-containing protein, with translation MANDTRPEAPTTITGTPDQLVSQIDEVRNRLASNVDQLVDLANPKNVARRRIADVKARFVTPSGEPRLENILPVAGAVVGVLGLIIVIRKIVSN, from the coding sequence GTGGCGAACGACACCAGGCCAGAGGCCCCGACGACGATCACCGGGACGCCTGACCAGCTCGTCTCCCAGATCGACGAGGTCAGGAACCGGCTCGCGTCCAACGTCGACCAGCTCGTCGACCTCGCCAACCCCAAGAACGTGGCCCGTCGCCGCATTGCCGACGTCAAGGCGCGCTTCGTGACGCCGTCGGGTGAGCCTCGCCTCGAGAACATCCTGCCCGTCGCCGGCGCCGTCGTCGGTGTCCTCGGGCTCATCATCGTGATCCGCAAGATCGTGAGCAACTGA
- the bcp gene encoding thioredoxin-dependent thiol peroxidase encodes MTTRLQPGDQAPDFTLVDDHGKEVRLSDFRGGKVIVYFYPAAMTPGCTREACDFTAERETFDSSGYTVLGISPDNTEKLAKFREKEGLEITLLSDPDKEVLRAWGAYGDKKLYGKVIEGVIRSTFVVDEEGKIEVAQYNIKATGHVERLIRQLDIA; translated from the coding sequence ATGACCACGCGACTGCAGCCAGGTGATCAGGCCCCGGATTTCACGCTTGTGGACGACCACGGCAAAGAGGTCAGGCTTTCCGATTTCCGGGGCGGCAAGGTCATCGTCTACTTCTATCCCGCGGCCATGACTCCGGGGTGCACACGCGAGGCGTGCGACTTCACCGCCGAGCGCGAGACCTTCGACTCGTCGGGCTACACGGTCCTGGGCATCTCGCCCGACAACACCGAGAAGCTCGCGAAGTTCCGTGAGAAGGAGGGGCTGGAGATCACGCTGCTCTCCGATCCCGACAAAGAGGTGCTCCGCGCCTGGGGCGCCTACGGCGACAAGAAGCTCTACGGCAAGGTCATCGAGGGTGTCATCCGCTCGACGTTCGTCGTCGACGAGGAGGGCAAGATCGAGGTCGCGCAGTACAACATCAAGGCGACGGGTCACGTCGAGCGGCTCATCCGTCAGCTCGACATCGCCTGA
- a CDS encoding VOC family protein has protein sequence MSTEQQTTDQTTETTTPAPTVWPALAARDALGMIDFLERAFGFRRVVVIADGDRVQHAELAWPEGGGIMMGSEKTEGHWQQKAGTFGAYVVCSDPDALYERAKAAGATIVMELTTTDYGSRDFIAADPEGNSWSFGTYRGEPH, from the coding sequence ATGAGCACTGAACAGCAGACCACGGACCAGACCACCGAGACCACGACGCCGGCACCGACCGTGTGGCCCGCCCTCGCGGCCCGCGATGCGCTCGGCATGATCGACTTCCTGGAGCGGGCGTTCGGCTTCCGCCGGGTGGTCGTGATCGCCGACGGCGACCGCGTCCAGCACGCCGAGCTGGCCTGGCCCGAGGGCGGCGGGATCATGATGGGCTCGGAGAAGACCGAGGGCCACTGGCAGCAGAAGGCCGGCACCTTCGGTGCGTACGTCGTGTGCTCCGACCCGGACGCGCTCTACGAGCGGGCGAAGGCGGCCGGCGCCACGATCGTCATGGAGCTGACAACGACCGACTACGGAAGCCGGGACTTCATCGCGGCCGATCCCGAGGGCAACTCCTGGTCGTTCGGGACCTACCGCGGCGAGCCGCACTGA
- a CDS encoding helix-turn-helix domain-containing protein: MTTSMDFVRADPRGPFAGAVTSMVGYRQSGVTQRLHRGLPSPYLTLVIALDTPVVVGEREGDEAPVAAYDMLGPLSTRPAYIAQPDTQEGVQLAVHPFAARWLFGAPASRLPGLALDLGDVLGPSAPALRRRVGDVDDWSTRFGMVRDFLAVRARTASGAAASRPRPEVVEGWRWIVAHGGNGRIDDLAAHVALSPRRLRAVFVEELGFGPKVLGRLVRFDRAVAMVRDQVAQPGEETLSDVAARAGYADHAHLVHEFQAMAGTSPTGWLAEERRNIQAGGHGAATG; this comes from the coding sequence GTGACCACCTCCATGGACTTCGTCCGCGCGGACCCGCGCGGCCCGTTCGCGGGGGCGGTCACCTCGATGGTCGGATACCGGCAGAGCGGGGTCACGCAGCGCCTGCACCGTGGGCTGCCGTCTCCGTACCTGACGCTCGTCATCGCCCTCGACACCCCGGTGGTTGTGGGCGAGCGAGAGGGCGACGAGGCGCCGGTCGCCGCGTACGACATGCTCGGTCCGCTCTCGACGCGGCCGGCGTACATCGCCCAGCCGGACACCCAGGAGGGCGTGCAGCTCGCGGTGCACCCGTTTGCGGCGCGTTGGCTGTTCGGCGCGCCCGCGAGTCGCCTCCCCGGTCTCGCGCTCGACCTCGGCGATGTCCTCGGCCCGTCAGCACCGGCTCTGCGCCGGCGGGTCGGGGACGTGGACGACTGGTCGACCCGGTTCGGAATGGTCCGTGACTTCCTGGCCGTACGTGCCCGTACGGCCAGCGGCGCGGCGGCGTCCCGGCCGCGGCCCGAGGTGGTCGAGGGGTGGCGCTGGATCGTGGCCCACGGAGGCAACGGACGGATCGACGACCTCGCCGCGCACGTCGCGCTGAGCCCGCGGCGGTTGCGGGCGGTCTTCGTGGAGGAGCTCGGCTTCGGTCCGAAAGTGCTCGGACGGCTGGTGCGCTTCGACCGCGCGGTCGCCATGGTGCGGGACCAGGTCGCCCAGCCGGGGGAGGAGACGCTCAGCGACGTCGCGGCGCGTGCGGGATACGCCGACCATGCGCACCTCGTCCACGAGTTCCAGGCGATGGCGGGGACGTCGCCGACGGGCTGGCTGGCCGAAGAGCGCCGAAACATCCAAGCCGGAGGGCACGGTGCCGCGACAGGGTGA
- a CDS encoding tRNA (cytidine(34)-2'-O)-methyltransferase, which produces MFRILYYEPRIPPNTGNAIRLAAATGAQLHLVEPLGFDLSDAKLKRAGLDYHDLADVSVHADLEAAFKALDPVRVFAFTTAATTSYADIAYEPGDVFLFGPEPTGLPEHVLADRRVTDRLRIPMQPARRSLNLANSTAIVVYEAWRQQAYAGGV; this is translated from the coding sequence ATGTTCCGAATCCTCTACTACGAGCCGCGGATCCCGCCCAACACGGGCAATGCGATCCGCTTGGCGGCCGCGACCGGCGCCCAGCTGCATCTTGTGGAGCCGCTGGGGTTCGACCTGTCCGACGCCAAGCTCAAGCGGGCCGGACTGGACTACCACGACCTGGCGGACGTCTCGGTCCACGCCGACCTCGAGGCCGCGTTCAAGGCGCTCGACCCGGTCCGCGTGTTCGCGTTCACGACCGCCGCCACGACCTCGTACGCGGACATCGCGTACGAGCCCGGCGACGTGTTCCTCTTCGGGCCGGAGCCGACGGGGCTGCCCGAGCACGTCCTCGCCGACCGGCGCGTGACCGATCGGCTGCGGATCCCGATGCAGCCGGCACGTCGCTCGCTCAACCTCGCCAACTCGACGGCGATCGTCGTGTACGAGGCGTGGCGCCAGCAGGCCTACGCCGGAGGCGTGTAG
- the rdgB gene encoding RdgB/HAM1 family non-canonical purine NTP pyrophosphatase: MSEAGRRVVLASHNTGKLAELRRILEPELPGIEVLGLGDIGDFAEPVEDQPTFEGNALLKARAAAKATGLPSLADDSGLCVDALNGMPGVLSARWGGRPKSDARNNALLLDQLADVPDERRGAEFRCAMALTMPSGAEVVEIGIMRGRIQREATGDGGFGYDPLFAADGYDVSTAELTPADKDAISHRGNALRAMVPHLVALLA, translated from the coding sequence GTGAGCGAGGCGGGGCGCCGGGTCGTCCTGGCGAGCCACAACACGGGCAAGCTCGCCGAGCTGCGCCGCATCCTGGAGCCCGAGCTCCCGGGCATCGAGGTGCTGGGGCTGGGCGACATCGGTGACTTCGCCGAGCCGGTAGAGGACCAGCCGACCTTCGAGGGCAACGCGCTGCTCAAGGCGCGTGCCGCGGCGAAGGCGACCGGCCTGCCGTCGCTGGCCGACGACTCCGGTCTGTGCGTGGACGCCCTCAACGGCATGCCGGGCGTGCTCTCGGCTCGCTGGGGCGGTCGACCCAAGTCTGATGCGCGCAACAACGCGCTGCTGCTCGACCAGCTGGCCGACGTGCCGGACGAGCGCCGCGGCGCGGAGTTCCGGTGCGCGATGGCGCTCACGATGCCGAGCGGGGCGGAGGTCGTCGAGATCGGCATCATGCGCGGCCGGATCCAGCGCGAGGCGACCGGTGACGGGGGCTTCGGGTACGACCCGCTGTTCGCGGCCGACGGCTACGACGTGTCGACCGCCGAGCTGACCCCCGCGGACAAGGACGCGATCAGCCACCGGGGCAACGCACTGCGCGCGATGGTCCCGCACCTCGTCGCGCTGCTGGCCTGA
- the rph gene encoding ribonuclease PH yields MTSREDGRAVDELRPVTITRNWLDYAEGSVLVEFGRTRVLCAASVTEGVPRWRRDSGLGWVTAEYAMLPRATHTRSDRESVKGRIGGRTHEISRLIGRSLRAVIDYKALGENTIVIDCDVLQADGGTRTAAITGAYVALADAVSYLRGRGSLVAEPLTGSVSAVSVGIIDGTPMLDLPYTEDVRAETDMNVVMTGSGAFVEVQGTAEGAPFDRVELDALLALAEKGCADLTAIQAAALGGGAA; encoded by the coding sequence ATGACTTCCCGCGAGGACGGCCGCGCCGTCGACGAGCTGCGTCCGGTCACCATCACCCGCAACTGGCTCGACTACGCCGAGGGATCGGTGCTGGTCGAGTTCGGACGTACGCGGGTGCTGTGCGCCGCGAGCGTGACCGAGGGGGTGCCGCGCTGGCGTCGTGACTCCGGCCTCGGCTGGGTGACGGCCGAGTATGCGATGCTGCCGCGCGCGACCCACACCCGGTCCGACCGCGAGTCCGTGAAGGGCCGCATCGGCGGTCGTACGCACGAGATCTCGCGCCTGATCGGGCGCTCGCTGCGTGCCGTGATCGACTACAAGGCGCTCGGCGAGAACACGATCGTCATCGACTGCGACGTCCTCCAGGCCGACGGCGGCACCCGCACGGCAGCGATCACCGGCGCGTACGTCGCCCTGGCGGACGCCGTCTCCTACCTGCGGGGGCGCGGCTCGCTGGTGGCGGAGCCGCTCACCGGGTCGGTCTCTGCGGTGTCGGTGGGGATCATCGACGGCACCCCGATGCTCGACCTCCCGTACACCGAGGACGTCCGCGCCGAGACGGACATGAACGTCGTGATGACCGGCTCGGGCGCATTCGTCGAGGTCCAGGGGACCGCTGAGGGCGCGCCGTTCGACCGTGTGGAGCTCGACGCGCTGCTGGCGCTCGCCGAGAAGGGCTGCGCCGATCTCACGGCGATCCAGGCGGCCGCGCTCGGTGGGGGCGCGGCGTGA
- a CDS encoding MBL fold metallo-hydrolase yields the protein MRLTIIGCAGSYPGPDSAASCYLVEAPYEGRTYRLVVDLGNGALGVLQQYAAIEDLDAIAVSHLHPDHYMDICGMYVYRKYVPGGPLPRIPLWGPEGSAQRFAEAYDLPRDPGMTEELDVFAWTDGEPATLGPFTVTPTLVDHPVESYALRIETDGRVLVYSGDTGPTPALADAARDADVFLCEASFVDAGGNPPHLHLSGTDAGVAATEAGVGRLLLTHVPTWTDHDVVASEAKAAFAGQSELVVPGNVYEV from the coding sequence ATGAGGCTCACGATCATCGGGTGCGCAGGCTCCTACCCAGGGCCCGACTCCGCCGCCAGCTGCTATCTCGTCGAGGCGCCGTACGAGGGCCGTACCTACCGACTCGTCGTGGATCTCGGCAATGGTGCGCTCGGTGTCCTGCAGCAGTACGCCGCGATCGAGGACCTCGACGCGATCGCGGTCTCGCACCTGCACCCGGACCACTACATGGACATCTGCGGGATGTACGTCTACCGCAAGTACGTCCCTGGTGGCCCGCTCCCACGCATCCCCCTGTGGGGCCCCGAAGGGAGTGCGCAGCGGTTCGCCGAGGCGTACGACCTCCCGCGCGATCCCGGCATGACCGAGGAGCTCGACGTCTTCGCGTGGACCGACGGCGAGCCGGCGACGCTGGGCCCGTTCACAGTGACGCCGACTCTGGTCGACCACCCTGTCGAGTCGTATGCGCTGCGGATCGAGACCGACGGGCGGGTTCTCGTCTACTCGGGCGACACCGGCCCGACGCCGGCGCTCGCGGACGCGGCCCGTGATGCCGACGTCTTCCTCTGCGAGGCTTCGTTCGTCGACGCCGGGGGCAACCCACCCCATCTCCATCTCTCGGGGACGGACGCCGGCGTCGCGGCGACGGAGGCCGGTGTCGGTCGTCTGCTGCTCACCCACGTGCCGACCTGGACCGACCACGACGTCGTCGCCTCAGAGGCCAAGGCCGCGTTCGCCGGGCAGAGCGAGCTCGTGGTCCCGGGCAACGTCTACGAGGTGTGA
- the murI gene encoding glutamate racemase, whose product MNDAPIGIFDSGFGGLTVARAVIDQLPNEAVLYLGDTARQPYGPQPIGDVREYALECLDHLVTQGVKALVIACNSASAAVLRDARERYDVPVVEVIVPATRRAVAATRNHHVGVICTRATKASMAYDDAFAANPTVQLTVEACPRFVEFVEAGVTSGPELLEVAHEYLAPLQAAGVDTLVLGCTHYPLLTGVISYVMGDDVTLVSSADETAKDVYALLVRHELERTTDTLPEHRFLTTGQPEQFRTLGRRFLGPEIEQVDQFSSMGITAWVGA is encoded by the coding sequence GTGAACGACGCGCCCATCGGCATCTTCGACTCCGGCTTCGGCGGTCTCACCGTCGCTCGTGCCGTGATCGACCAGCTGCCGAACGAGGCGGTCCTCTATCTCGGCGACACAGCCCGGCAGCCGTACGGGCCGCAGCCGATCGGTGACGTCCGCGAGTACGCCCTCGAGTGCCTCGACCACCTCGTCACCCAGGGCGTGAAGGCGCTGGTCATCGCGTGCAACTCGGCGAGTGCCGCCGTGCTCCGCGACGCCCGCGAACGCTACGACGTGCCGGTCGTCGAGGTGATCGTGCCCGCGACTCGACGTGCGGTCGCGGCTACCCGCAACCACCATGTCGGCGTGATCTGCACGCGCGCGACAAAGGCCTCGATGGCCTACGACGATGCGTTCGCCGCCAACCCGACCGTCCAGCTGACCGTCGAGGCGTGCCCACGCTTCGTCGAGTTCGTCGAGGCAGGGGTGACGTCCGGGCCCGAGCTGCTGGAGGTCGCCCACGAATACCTCGCGCCGCTGCAGGCCGCCGGCGTGGACACGCTCGTGCTCGGCTGCACTCACTATCCGCTGCTGACCGGCGTGATCTCGTACGTGATGGGAGACGACGTGACGCTGGTGTCGAGCGCCGACGAGACCGCCAAGGACGTGTACGCGCTGCTGGTGCGCCACGAGCTCGAGCGCACCACGGACACGCTGCCCGAGCACCGCTTCCTCACGACGGGCCAGCCGGAGCAGTTCCGTACGCTCGGCCGTCGCTTCCTCGGCCCCGAGATCGAGCAGGTCGACCAGTTCTCCTCGATGGGCATCACCGCGTGGGTGGGCGCATGA
- a CDS encoding DinB family protein, with the protein MRRVPFTGDEKESLYVALDRHRDAILWKIDGLSDDDLRRPIVPSGTTLLGMVKHLASVDYAWFCSTFGRESLEVPADEDDWDADWRIEPWETTEGVLAYFAMARKAADEVIHDLDLTDTGTAWYGPTVSLRWVLIHMVEEYARHAGHADILRELVDGATGPFEGYPT; encoded by the coding sequence ATGAGACGAGTTCCTTTCACCGGAGACGAGAAGGAGAGCCTGTACGTGGCTCTCGACCGGCACCGCGACGCCATCTTGTGGAAGATCGACGGGTTGTCCGACGACGACCTGCGGCGGCCCATCGTGCCGTCAGGCACGACGCTCCTCGGGATGGTCAAGCACCTGGCGTCCGTCGACTACGCCTGGTTCTGCTCGACGTTCGGCCGCGAGTCGCTCGAGGTCCCGGCCGACGAGGACGACTGGGACGCCGACTGGCGCATCGAGCCGTGGGAGACGACCGAGGGCGTGCTCGCCTACTTCGCGATGGCGCGCAAGGCCGCCGACGAGGTGATCCACGACCTGGACCTCACCGACACCGGCACGGCCTGGTACGGCCCGACGGTCTCGCTGCGATGGGTGTTGATCCACATGGTCGAGGAGTACGCCCGCCACGCCGGCCACGCGGACATCCTCCGCGAGCTGGTCGACGGGGCGACGGGCCCGTTCGAGGGCTACCCGACCTGA